A stretch of Methanosphaerula palustris E1-9c DNA encodes these proteins:
- the hisF gene encoding imidazole glycerol phosphate synthase subunit HisF — MVLTKRIIPCLDLKDGRVVKGTHFVDLRDAGDPVELAERYNEQGADEVVFLDITASKEQRGAILSVISRAADQLFLPLTVGGGIRTIDDIQQLLRAGADKVSINTSAIKDPSLISDGAVRFGNQCIVVAVDVRRSTAANPDATVIHLPDGTTCWYEVVIYGGSTPTGIDAVRWVQDAEERGAGEILLTSMETDGTKNGFDLAITAAVSDAVSIPVIASGGVGTLADFYDGVTAGKADACLAASVFHYGEFTVRDVKTYLAGRGVPVRL, encoded by the coding sequence ATGGTTCTGACCAAACGGATCATCCCCTGCCTCGATCTCAAGGACGGGAGAGTGGTGAAAGGAACACACTTTGTCGACCTCAGGGATGCCGGCGACCCGGTTGAACTGGCCGAACGCTACAACGAACAAGGGGCTGACGAAGTGGTCTTTCTGGATATCACCGCCTCGAAGGAGCAGCGGGGTGCTATCCTCTCAGTGATCAGCCGGGCTGCAGACCAGCTCTTCCTTCCGCTGACGGTCGGCGGTGGGATCAGGACGATCGATGACATCCAGCAGCTCCTCCGGGCCGGCGCCGACAAAGTCAGCATTAACACCAGCGCGATCAAGGATCCCTCTCTGATCAGCGACGGGGCCGTCCGGTTCGGTAATCAGTGTATCGTCGTCGCCGTGGACGTCCGGCGGTCCACCGCAGCGAACCCCGACGCTACAGTGATCCATCTCCCCGACGGTACCACCTGCTGGTACGAGGTGGTGATCTACGGCGGTTCGACCCCGACAGGGATCGATGCGGTCAGGTGGGTACAGGATGCAGAAGAGCGGGGCGCCGGCGAGATCCTGCTGACCAGCATGGAGACCGACGGTACGAAGAACGGGTTCGACCTGGCCATCACGGCCGCCGTCTCAGATGCGGTTTCGATTCCGGTGATCGCCAGCGGCGGGGTCGGAACCCTCGCAGACTTTTATGATGGGGTGACCGCAGGCAAGGCGGATGCCTGCCTGGCGGCCAGTGTCTTTCATTATGGTGAGTTCACGGTTCGGGACGTCAAGACCTATCTCGCTGGTCGCGGTGTGCCCGTACGGCTCTGA
- the pheT gene encoding phenylalanine--tRNA ligase subunit beta: MTIITLPYTYLTTLIGTDKETILDRLPMIGSDIERIEDDHADVEFFPDRPDLFSTEGVARAMRGFLGIETGSVTYEVKPSGVSFTIDPALKEIRPFLGSAVIRGLSLSEEAIQSLMGLQEALHWAIGRGRKKMAIGLHDLDKITPPFRYCAAEKSRSFVPLDFTEPMTMEQMLDEHPKGRAYAHLVREHPRYPLIVDAEDRVCSFPPIINGDLTRVTTETKNILLDTTGTDQRAVEVTVKIVCAALVEAGGTVESVTIDGVESPDLSPSVRTVSVDEGNKLLGLSLTAPEMATLLEKMRFKATPDGTDRIRVEVPCYRADIMHDWDIFEDVAVAYGYENFDATLPETSTIGEQSQVSVIGGAVREILTGLGYHEVMPFTLTSETVTYDLMQRERSPTALHLLHPITEDQTIVRTDLLPLLLELLQMNRYRELPQRIFCTGDVVEGISTHQKAAAVSCHGAADFSEAYAAADALCRDLNLPYTTAESTDPAFIDGRRGDIIVDGTTVGVFGEISPRVILGFELDHPIAAVELDLRAVRAHRDQRDRS, encoded by the coding sequence ATGACAATTATCACCCTACCCTACACCTACCTGACAACTCTCATCGGCACGGACAAGGAGACGATCCTTGACAGGCTGCCGATGATCGGGTCAGATATCGAACGGATCGAGGACGACCATGCAGACGTCGAGTTCTTCCCGGACCGACCGGACCTCTTCTCCACAGAAGGGGTCGCCAGGGCGATGAGGGGGTTCCTCGGGATCGAGACCGGGTCGGTCACCTACGAAGTGAAGCCATCAGGGGTCTCGTTCACCATCGACCCGGCCCTCAAAGAGATCCGGCCGTTCCTCGGTTCGGCCGTGATCAGAGGGCTCTCCCTCTCGGAGGAGGCGATCCAGAGCCTGATGGGACTTCAGGAGGCGCTCCACTGGGCCATCGGACGCGGCAGAAAGAAGATGGCTATCGGGCTCCATGACCTGGACAAGATCACTCCGCCCTTTCGGTACTGCGCTGCAGAGAAGAGTAGGTCCTTCGTGCCACTCGACTTCACCGAACCGATGACGATGGAGCAGATGCTCGACGAGCATCCCAAGGGGCGGGCCTATGCCCATCTGGTCAGGGAGCACCCGCGCTATCCGCTGATCGTCGACGCCGAGGACCGGGTCTGCTCGTTCCCACCGATCATCAACGGGGATCTCACAAGGGTCACCACCGAGACGAAGAACATCCTGCTCGACACCACCGGCACCGACCAGCGGGCTGTCGAGGTGACCGTGAAGATCGTCTGCGCCGCCCTCGTCGAGGCCGGCGGGACGGTGGAGAGCGTGACGATCGACGGTGTGGAGTCCCCAGACCTGTCGCCATCAGTCAGGACCGTCTCGGTGGATGAGGGGAATAAACTGCTCGGCCTCTCACTGACCGCCCCGGAGATGGCCACCCTGCTTGAGAAGATGCGTTTTAAAGCGACACCGGACGGGACAGACCGAATCAGAGTCGAGGTCCCCTGCTATCGGGCTGACATCATGCACGACTGGGACATCTTTGAGGATGTCGCAGTCGCGTACGGGTATGAGAACTTCGATGCGACCCTGCCGGAGACGTCGACGATCGGCGAGCAGAGCCAGGTCTCAGTGATCGGGGGCGCCGTCAGGGAGATCCTGACCGGGCTCGGCTACCACGAGGTGATGCCGTTCACTCTGACCAGCGAGACGGTGACCTACGACCTGATGCAGCGCGAGCGGTCGCCGACCGCCCTCCACCTGCTCCACCCGATCACCGAGGACCAGACGATCGTCAGGACTGACCTGCTGCCGCTGCTCCTCGAACTGCTCCAGATGAATAGGTACCGGGAACTGCCCCAGAGAATCTTCTGCACTGGTGATGTCGTCGAGGGGATCAGTACCCACCAGAAAGCGGCTGCCGTCTCCTGCCACGGGGCTGCAGACTTCAGCGAGGCCTACGCAGCTGCGGACGCGCTCTGCAGAGATCTCAACCTCCCCTATACCACAGCAGAGTCAACAGACCCTGCCTTCATCGACGGAAGAAGAGGGGATATCATCGTCGACGGGACCACAGTCGGGGTCTTTGGGGAGATCAGCCCGAGGGTGATCCTCGGGTTCGAACTCGACCACCCGATTGCAGCCGTTGAACTGGACCTCAGAGCCGTACGGGCACACCGCGACCAGCGAGATAGGTCTTGA
- the pheS gene encoding phenylalanine--tRNA ligase subunit alpha, giving the protein MEKEPSADKRGPTGVTQNEKRLLAVLAGHLDRTAESVAEEMQTATDAVIQWAHLAEENGFATMTRTVTHTYVLNEEGEVYARAGLPERQLLNSFEGSIEMATLKQHPLSKIGIGWMRKKGWVTIRDGLISRNGDAPEGIDELALKGPLTEGEGLNALIRRGLIVDHESAVTTMRLTPAGEALVNEGLDLREETGQITHEHLLTGEWEHLNLRRYRIDRLPRRAVPGKIHPYQRLINEMRQILLEMGFTEISGELVQSAFWNFDALFQPQDHPAREMQDTFYLAEETDLPEGYERVKAMHEHGGDTTSSGWGGVWSGKKAEQCVLRTHTTGLSIQYLATHPEPPVRAFCISRVYRREAIDPTHTPEFEQLEGVVMDKEVTFSHLLGFLKEFYLKMGFADVRFRPAYFPYTEPSVEPEVYVDGLGWVEIGGAGIFRQEVTDPWGVKTPVLAWGLGVSRVAMLKLGLKDLRMLYRSDIDWIRDAPILPADTQSSTRR; this is encoded by the coding sequence ATGGAGAAAGAACCATCAGCAGATAAGAGAGGGCCGACAGGAGTCACCCAGAATGAGAAGAGGCTTCTGGCCGTGCTGGCCGGCCACCTGGACAGGACCGCCGAATCGGTGGCCGAGGAGATGCAGACCGCGACCGACGCGGTGATCCAGTGGGCTCACCTGGCAGAGGAGAACGGGTTTGCAACGATGACCAGGACGGTCACCCACACCTATGTACTGAACGAAGAGGGAGAGGTCTATGCCCGTGCTGGGCTGCCGGAACGGCAGTTGCTGAACAGTTTCGAGGGTTCGATCGAGATGGCGACCCTCAAACAGCACCCGCTCTCAAAGATCGGGATCGGCTGGATGCGGAAGAAGGGCTGGGTCACCATCAGGGACGGTTTGATCAGCAGGAACGGGGACGCACCCGAGGGGATCGATGAACTGGCCCTGAAGGGGCCACTAACCGAGGGTGAAGGATTGAACGCCCTGATCCGGCGCGGATTGATCGTCGATCATGAGTCGGCCGTCACGACGATGAGGCTGACCCCAGCCGGCGAGGCACTAGTCAACGAGGGGCTCGATCTCCGGGAGGAGACCGGGCAGATCACTCACGAGCACCTGCTGACCGGGGAGTGGGAGCACCTGAACCTGCGGCGGTACCGAATCGACCGGCTGCCCCGGCGGGCCGTCCCGGGGAAGATCCACCCCTACCAGCGCCTGATCAACGAGATGCGCCAGATCCTGCTGGAGATGGGGTTCACCGAGATCAGTGGGGAACTGGTCCAGAGTGCCTTCTGGAACTTCGACGCCCTCTTCCAGCCTCAGGACCACCCGGCGAGGGAGATGCAGGACACCTTCTACCTCGCCGAAGAGACAGACCTACCCGAGGGGTACGAACGGGTCAAGGCGATGCACGAGCATGGCGGCGACACCACCTCGAGCGGCTGGGGCGGCGTATGGTCGGGGAAAAAGGCGGAACAGTGCGTCCTCCGGACGCACACCACTGGTCTCTCGATCCAGTACCTGGCCACCCATCCGGAACCCCCGGTCAGAGCCTTCTGTATCAGCAGGGTCTACCGCCGCGAGGCGATCGACCCGACGCACACCCCAGAGTTCGAACAGCTCGAAGGGGTCGTGATGGACAAGGAAGTCACCTTCTCGCACCTGCTCGGTTTCTTAAAAGAGTTCTACCTGAAGATGGGCTTCGCCGATGTCCGGTTCCGGCCGGCGTACTTCCCGTACACCGAGCCGAGCGTCGAGCCCGAGGTTTATGTCGACGGCCTCGGCTGGGTGGAGATCGGCGGGGCCGGGATCTTCCGCCAGGAGGTGACCGACCCCTGGGGCGTGAAGACACCAGTGCTCGCATGGGGACTCGGCGTCTCAAGGGTTGCGATGCTGAAATTGGGGCTTAAAGATCTCCGTATGCTCTACCGGAGCGACATCGACTGGATCCGGGACGCCCCGATCCTCCCTGCGGACACCCAATCGTCCACGAGGCGGTGA